TGCAAATATTTCTTCCATTATCCTATCTTCATTAATACATCATCTTCAGAAACAGAGTCACCGGAGTTCAGGCAAACAGCCACTATCGTTCCGTCAAAGTCGGCGCGGATGGCATTGTAGGTCTTCATGGCTTCGATGTAGCAAAGGAGGTCGCCCTTCTTCACTTTATCGCCCACCTTCACGGGAGTTTCCTGCGCGTTCTTAGTCAGGAAGAACTTGCCTTCCAACGGAGCCGGTACATCCTGCCCTTCACCTACGGGAGCAGTAACCTTCTCCGTAGCCGAAGCCGGGAGATCGATGTCACCGTAAGCCACTGTCACACGATAAGCCTGACCATCCACCTGTACGGTAAGGGTCTTCGGTTTGGCGTCATCCAGTGGAGATTTGTCTCTTTCGGCACGGCGTTTCTCCACATCGGCCAGGAAGTCTTCTTTCGCTTTTCCGCTCTTGTAGGCTTCATACTGTGCCGGGTGCATGGCATACTCAAAGAGTTCTTCATCATCTTCGCCCAGTTCCCACTTATTCTCCTTCATCAGCTTACGGTACTTGTCGAGCGCATCGGGATAATTGTCCTGCGGATTACCCGTAAAGAACTTACGCCCTTCACGGTCTGCCTTCTCAATGATTTCGGGAGCCAACTTACCCGGCAGCTTACCGGCTTTGCCCAACAGCATGTCCCAAATGTCATCGGCAATCATTCCCCAGCGTTCCTTGCCCTTCTCCATAGCAATGACATTCATCATCGAGAGGTTTTTGACATACTGGCTGAACGGAGTGACCAATGGAGGATAACCCACACGAGGCCATACGTAAGCCACTTCATTGAACAACTTGATGAGCAATTCATCTTGCTTCATAAACGGCAAGTTACGTTTTGCCTTGTACTTGTTGATAGATTCAAGATTGCTTTCCAAATCGGCCATCAAGCTGCCCATCATACCACCCGGCAAGCCCGGCCCGATGAGCAGGGAGTTCATCAGACGGTTACGCGGAGAAATGTACAAGCCCAAGAAGTCATCCATGAATTCCTGAACCAACGCACGCACCTTCATGTATGCCTCCATATCGATTTCAGGCACTTGGAAACCAGCATCCTTCAACATCGCTTGCACGCTGAGCAAATCGGCATGTCCTGTACCCCATGAAAGCGGTTCCATACCCACATCAATATAGTCGCAGCCTGCCTCGCAGACCTCAAGGATGCTTGCCATGTTGAAGCCCGGACCGGCATGGCTGTGATACTGGACAGGAATATCTTTAATAGCCTTGATGCCTGACACGATCTTGCCCAATGACACCGGACGTCCGATGCCCGCCATATCCTTGATGCAGATTTCATCGGCTCCTGCATCAATCAGTTTCTTCGCCATATTGACGTAGTATTCCACCGTATGCACCGGAGAGAAGGTGATGCAAAGCGAGCATTGCGAAATCATGCCTGCTTCGTGGGCATAACCGATGGAAGGAATGATATTCCGTGTATCATTCAGCCCGCAGAAGGTGCGCGTGATGTCTGTGCCCTGCGCTTTCTTTACCTTATAGAACAGTTTGCGCACATCGGCAGGCACGGGACTCATGCGGAGTCCGTTCAGTGCACGGTCCAGCATGTGTGTCTGAATGCCGGCTTCGTGAAACGGTGTCGTCCATTCGCGTACGGCTTTATTGGGATTCTCGCCAAACAGAAGATTGACTTGTTCAAAACCTCCTCCATTCGTTTCTACACGGGCAAAACAGCCCATCTCTACAATAGCAGGAGCTACCTTCACCAGTTGGTCAACACGGGGTACATATTTTCCGGCACTCTGCCACATGTCCCTGAACACCAAGCTGAACTTAATTTCTTTTTTCATACTAAATTATTCAGTGTGTTTTTATATAAGATTATTTTATTTTCTCTATTTTGGCAACCTTTCCCTTACCTTGTGTCACTACCGTTACAGCCGCATTGATGGCTGCCATGATATTTCCCGGAATAGGAGCCGGAACATTGGCCGCAACTTTGGAAGGCACAGCTTCCTCGGGTGCATATTTATTCACAAGTGCGATAAGTCCTTTTCCTAAATTAATAACAATCAGCAGTATAGCAAATACCGTTGCCATACCTACCACCATCAGCAGAAGTGCTGTATTCAAGTTTTCCATATAATAATTTATTAGTTATTTTGTCAGATTCACAAAAAATCGCTCGAAATTAGCGATAATTACTCAAAGATTATAGCTGTATTATAATAAAATATGCTAAAACGACATGGCTCCTACCTGACCATAAAGCCACTCATTTATAATCTGTACTGAACAAAATAGCACTTTTTATATTCAAAACAATAGACAGAATGAATAAAACGGGAAAACAATAATGCCCCTGCCTGACCGGGAAGTCATGCAGGGGCATTGATTGATTACGCCAAACTATGCACAGAAATGCAAATGACGTGAGACCGTGAGGTGACGATTATCCCAAGGGATTTTCATTTTCGTCACCACCATCACCAGTACCACTACCGGAGGTTCCGCCATTATTACCGCCAGTGTTGCCACTATCTGTTTCCACACCAGCAAATTTCGCTATATCTTTCCAATCAACATCCACATCCACCATCGAACGTGTAGTGACCTGCTTTCCGCTGCTACGCTTCACTTCGGGAAGGAAACGCACACGAGTACCATTAATTTGTCCGGAATTTACTTCATTAGCCGTAGCAACTCCATTTTTGTTAGTGGAAGCGGTATAATAGAAAGTACCTATACCCTCAATTTTCACCGTGCGTCCCATAGCCATATAGTCGGCCATCACACCTCCTAAGTTCTTGAGCACGGCATACGTATCACCGCGAGTCACGGTAGAGAGCAAGGCCAGTCTGTCTGCCACCTTGTCCGTAGTAATGTTACCAGTGGTAATTGCTTTCGGATACCACAAATCATTCAGTCTTGATTGAAATTTCTTGTAAAATGCCATAATAGTAATGTTTTTAAAATTAATAACGTATGCATGAATTCTTTTATCTCACCCGAGAAACAGAAGTTTTCATCGTGAGGCCTCAACGATTCAGCCATCTGTTTTTCTCAAATTCGATGTTGCAAAGTTAGGGGGAGATACAAAGGAAAGCAAGAAAATGACATCTACAATCATTTTCATCAAACCACTAACAAACAGCATATTATAAAACAAGCATCTCTACAAGAAGAAAGCAAACATAGAGCAGGAATAAGAACAATATAGTGGTAATCTCTACAATCGACACTCATAAACGGCTGATAATGAAATCACCTGTCTTTTCCGATCTCTACAATACAATTATTATATGCTTTTTAGTCTTGTTGAGGTTTGCCACCATTATTTTCGGGCATTCTACATCACCTAATACAAGCTTCTTCAAATGTTTTAATAGAGAATCCGTGATTCTGTTTCTTTTTCTGATAGTATCTTTTACAACGTACTCACATATAGGTGAGTATATAATCCCACACATCAGTTTCCGACCAACCGAGTTTCAATCCACACATCCGTATAGGGTGTGACTATTTCGGCGTTTTGCGGGTGGCAGTCTCCCCGCTGTTTCAATCCACACACCCGTATAGGGTGTGACTGATGACAGATTGTGCGTTGCCGTCAAGAGACGAGTTTCAATCCACACACCCGTATAGGGTGTGACTTATAACTATAACGCTCCGATTGCGCTTTCGATGTTTCAATCCACACACCCGTATAGGGTGTGACAACGCTTAGCTATCGGCATGACGGACAATATACAGTTTCAATCCACACACCCGTATAGGGTGTGACGGCAACATACCACTTTTATAAATGAAATAATCTGTTTCAATCCACACACCCGTATAGGGTGTGACTTGGTATTCGACCAATTAATATACTACCCAAATAAGTTTCAATCCACACACCCGTATAGGGTGTGACCATTTCTTTGTAGTCCAATTCTGTTCCACAAAAGGTTTCAATCCACACACCCGTATAGGGTGTGACTTCGGTGTTTGTTGCCACCTGAGCACCGAACTTGTTTCAATCCACACACCCGTATAGGGTGTGACCAAACCGCATTGTTTTAAACAGTACACCCCGAACGTTTCAATCCACACACCCGTATAGGGTGTGACGTCAAATTTTTGTTTAACTGCTCCATCACGTAATGTTTCAATCCACACACCCGTATAGGGTGTGACTCTCTATTCTTTCGGATGCAGTCTGCCTGGAGCAGTTTCAATCCACACACCCGTATAGGGTGTGACTAGTTATTGTTTCGTGCCCTACATTCCCACCGACGGTTTCAATCCACACACCCGTATAGGGTGTGACATCCAAAAAGTTGCACCTTTGCACCGGACATCAGTTTCAATCCACACACCCGTATAGGGTGTGACTCTATACTAAATAACGTATTATAAGCCAGTAAGTTTAATCCACTATTATGCGAACCATTACTATCTTTTTAGCTTCATTATAAAAAACGCTCCACAAAATGAATCAATCTACTGATTATTAACGTCTGCGAAATTACTACTTTTTTTGTAATGCTACACATTCGCACGCATTATATAATAAGAGCATCATTTATTTTATAAGCTGTTTCAACACCTAACACTTCTACCCTCCTATTTTCGTTCTTGCTGAGGATATAAAACCGAATGCTATCAAGAGACATATCAATAATATTCTTGATACGTTCTTTCAAGAGACAATATTGTGCTTCTGTCACCTCGCACTCAAAGACGGAATTTTGTACCCTCTGCCCATAATCTACACAAGCCTTAGCCACACGCCGCAAGCGGCGCGCACCTTCTTTACTTGTAGTATCAACATCGTAAGTTACAAGAATGTACATAGTCACAATTCATTTTACCAGAAATACCGGATAATCATCAATGTCTTGCCTGATATATCTTGCCATCAACATAGCCTGCACATAAGGCAGAAGTCCTATTTCCACTTTTTCATTCAAATAAGGATGAATGATTACTTCCCGCTTCCTACTCTGCCATGCTGAAATAAATGTTTTCTTTCCTTTATCTGTCATTACAACCCCACTATCACCTTGAAACAAAAAGTCCTTAGTCGTTATCTGCCTTTTATTGATTAACGACAAGACAAAACGGTCTCCAAGATAAGCACGTAATTCTTCCATCATATCCAAAGCCAACGACGTGCGTCCAGGACGAAGCGTATGAAGAAATCCTACGTATGGGTCGAGGCCAACAGTTTCGAGTGCGGCAGCAACATCATTTGCAATCAAAGTATAAGCAAAAGACAGCATGGCATTTACAGCATCCTTAGGAGGACGACGGTTACGGCCATAAAATGGAAAATCAGCCTTCTGATTAAGTATCAAGACCGGTAACACTTCAAAATAGGCATTTGAAGCCATACCTTCATACCCAATTAGTGTTGTCTTATCTTGAGCCTTCAAAGCATCACGCTTGGCACGTTCCAATACTTGCACCGCCCTATTAATATCTTCATTCTCACCATAATCGCGAATATATCTCCTCAATATATTACGATAGTTTTGAATCTTCCCCCCAATCATCAACTGCGCCACATGTAACGACCAAGATGCATCATCCGACAATTGGTACTGTTTTTTGCGTAACAGTACATTCCCTTTCGTAGCACCTTGAACCCTGCTAACAAACCTACCGTTTGGAGAAAGAAACGTAAGTGATATGCCATTGTCACTACATAGTTTCATCACGCCGGGACTTGCTCCCATGTATCCGAATGTAACGATGCCTTCTATATTTATGACAGGAATACGAAACACCTCCTCCTGCTGAACAGATATAACGACATTCAGCCCGTCCTTACTAAGATACGCTTCCGGTGTCGTCACATACAAAGTATTCAAAAGCTTTCTCATTGGTACAGATTTCTATTAAGGTAATTATCTACCGAAGTACAATTCTTCACCGTTTCCGGCATGCAAATATCTTTCAACGAGCACTTATCACAATGTTTTCCATATTCAGCCTTCGGAATAACCGCTTTACTAAATATATCGTGCATATCCCGAACACATTGTCTGACTATATCTCGCAGTTCCTCCGTGATATCCACATTAACCCGATGGCGAAGCTCCCCATAAAAGAACACACCGTATGGTATATGGATAGCATACATTTCTTCTATACACATGACTTGTGCTGCCAACTGCACTTCATCCACCTCGTTTCTTTTCGGTTTACCATGTTTATACTCCACAGCAACCGGTTGCCATCGTCCCGGATAGTTGGGATGCAAGATAGTATTTTCAAGAGAAGAAGACGGAAGTAACTCTATGGCATCAGAGATACCATAGAGCCCAAGTTCACGCGAAGCGATATTCACCGCACGCAATGTTATCTGGTCACCACACTTTTGTCTATAAAACGGATCATCTACATGCTTGTGCATAATCTGCCCTTCGATGGTGAGACGATTATCGTCCCATTGCTGCTCAATGTGTATCAAAGCCCATTGCCGGGGACAGAACCTGAAGTGCTGAATCCCCGACAACATGAGCATATCATCTTCGCCGTACTGCATGAGTTACGAGTTAAATTAGTTCTTCAACAGTAACTTTAGGAAATCTCTCTTTTAAAATTGCTTCTATTTCCTCTTTGGATGTGACTTCGTAGTCACCAAAAGAGCGAGGGAAATCCACTTCCTTATTCTTTATTTGTACGAGATCAAATAACTCTCCAGCTCTTGCATTACCCAAATGAGATTCATGCTTAAATACGAACAACGCTCTTGGATTCATTTCGCCTCTTGCTGCTGCATGATCATTCTCAAAAGCGTTAATCATAGCATCGAACAACAATTTCTTATCATCTTCGGAGAAACCAGTCTTTGCTGCATCAGTAGCAGAGATGAAACCGTGCATGCGGTAGAGTCCGTAGCTTACGGTGTTCTTATTTCCAATAGTATTATTACCTTTAGCATCTTTCTTAGTAACGCAACAACGAGTAACACTATGGGATTTGGCAAAAACCGGGTCGATAGAGCGAGCAAATGTCAGTTGGACAGGGCCACGTACCACCCCAAGTCCCTTAATTTTCTTCTTAGGTGATTTACCCTTTGTTTTATCTCCGTCATTTTCATCTTCAACCTTTTCATCACCCGTACTCATTACTGCACCGAAAGTACGAATATCAAAATAATTTTTACACATCTCTCCACGTCCGGATTCGACAGCTTTCTTTTCATCCTCTATTTTCTTATCCGCTTCATCTCTTACCTTCTGAATAAGAGGATTCAATACATTTCCCTCACGAATGAAAATATCATAAGGAGATTGGAGACCTTCAGCAAGTTGTACATAGTTGCGGATTTTGCGCTTAATGCATACATCAGTTACTAATCCATGATTGGTTTCCTCATCAGTACGAGGCATGTTGTCGAAATCAGGATCACCATTAGGATTTCCATCTTTTACGTCAAACAGAAAAACAAAATCATAACGATTCTTAATTGCTTCCATGATTATATTTATTTTGATAGTTAATTATTTTCATTATTATTCTCGTTCTGCTTTGTATTATATTGATAATAATAGCCCAAAGCAAATTCTCCACGTTCAGTAAGCGTGAGTTTGTCAGGGAAATGTTTAATTTTTGCCACGATTTCTGTGATAGACTTTGTGTATGCACCTTTTGTCTTTTTCTGATATACAGGAACATATTGAGTCAACAGTATCCCCATCACCCTGCCAGGTGTATTGGATGCGGAGGCGAAGAATCTGTCTTTAATAGAACTATTAACTTCACCTTGGGCCATGAACTGCAATTTGCAAATCAAAGCAAATAAACGTCCGCAAAGATAAGCTTTGCTTTCATTCTGTTCATCTAATTCTTTATTCATATAATATGTATTTTTAATGTTTCTATTTAATACCAATCGGACAACTGTTGATTTCTCAACGCTGAATGTTTTCTTTTCGTGTTCAATTTGGTCGAGAACACTTTGCAGAATCATTAGGGGCAAAGCTGTATTGGTCAATGCTGCATGCCATAGGATAGTTCCTATCCTTGCCTTGGCTTTTGCATCACTATCTGTCGGATCTTTTTTCTTTTTGATACAACTGTTTAGAATGTTATTTATTCCCGGATAGATTATTTTGCCATCTTTGACTGTTTCAATATCATCGAACCATTGCTTCAGGTTCTTTTGATACTGAGTAACACTTATCGCTATCCAATCCCTTACAGCAATACGTGCAGCAGCAGAGGATATGGTACAACAATAGAAATAGTTCTCCATTTCGGTATCGATGCTTTGATACTCTCCTGTCGCTATTGATGAGAAGAGCTTTTTTACTCTTTCTTCTGTAGGTTGGAGGATATCCGAGAAAGGATCAATGTCATTGTCTTGTTCTTTCGTCCAAAACAAAGCAATAGTATCATCACTTATGTTTTGACGATTTGAAAACTTAAATTTCTTTTCTCCTTTTTTCCCTTTTTCTACTATTATTTCATGTCCATTCCCTACGAGATATCGAAGCGCTTCAATATAGTTTCTTGCACAATTAGTACATATACCAGAATTCAAATTACCTTTAAGATTGTACGATTCAAAGGCATTCGTATTGTATGAAACCAACATACTACCAGCAGTTTGTCCTTTGGGCAACTTAACCGGCCCATGAGGTTCATCAAGAATAGGATATGTATTTGTGCCACAAACAGCGCACAGATTTCCTTGTTTTTTTGAACATAAGGTATCTTCGTACTTTTTCTTTATTGCATCTTTAACACATTCAAGGGAAACCAGACGAGTAGAGTTGACCATAAAAGTCATATTACTATTTTGTTTAGCAGGGGGTAAATTTGAAAATGCTTTTATAGCCTTTTCAACCTCTTTGGGTTTATTGTAAAAAGAAAAAATAGGAAAAAGCTCTTGAACTTCTTTATACTCCTCCAACTTTGCAAGATATTTTTTATGCTTATCCTCAGCTTTATGCTTATCCTTAGAACCTTCAAATCCTAAAGTTTCTTGCGGTTTATCTAACAATAGTCGTGCTTTCCCCTGTTTTGCTGTCAGCATTTCAGCTTCTACAGTAATGTCACAAGGAATTAACTGAATGAAATTACCATCCTGATCTATAACAATATCCCAACTGCATTTTTCTTCTTTTAATGCATCATGGCCTTTTCGGATTCTCTTGCCAAGTTCTACTAATTCTGCAAACATACTTATTCCTCTTCTTTTTTATTGAATTCAAACAATATGCTATTTACAAATTCATTCTGCTTCGCACGCAAGTGGGACGTAGAAAGCATCTGCTCATTAAGTTCGTCAGGACATATCAATGTACTATTACGTACAACGGCATCATACATGTAGATGGGTTTTGCTTTATGGTCTTTATCATACCAGATATCGAACAACATGCTACCTATTGGATATGTCAGATTCAGCTCATTCGCGCGATTTTCATCTTCCTGAGTTACTGGGAAGAAATCACATGAGAATTCACGAGTTCCGAGATAAGGCTGATGCCAGCATTGCCCCTTGTTCAAACGTCGTACAAACATATCACGATATTTCACTATTGGCTCACAAGGATTTCTGCCTTCGCTCTTGTCTCTGTTCTTCACTTTCTCTATATTTACTTCGGACATATAGATAGCTGCTTCAATAATGTATTCAACATCACGAAGTACAACGCTATTTCTTTGTGCTCGATTTCCAGAGTCGGAAATATCAACAGGTCTGTCACTTTTTATAATATCGTTTAGCTCATTCCTCTTAAAAGAAGAGAAGGCAACAGGCTTCAATACTCTGATACTCTTTACCACCCATTGAAACTCGGGTTTCCATAAGATACACTCCAAAACACCTCGTGCCGCTGAAGGCGTCATGCAGGGATAAGTCATTCGCTCTACTTTCAGAGCAGGTTGGGTAAAACAAGCATAATCGCCCTTTACCCTTACTTTTACAAAATTTTCGTCAATCATATATAGTAAATTTCATCTTCGTTATTTATTCCTATTTCTTTAGAATATGCTCCAAACCAAATTTTTATACCGTTCGAGGGCCTTTTATTCTTGTCATCATTATTATCTTTAGACCTGTCATACACTTGAACACTATACTGAGCGATCTTCTGATAATCTTTTCGACTAAGATATTCTTTATCTTTAATCTCGTTGTACAAATGTAAGCTTTCATTGTCATATCGATAAATAAAGAATGTTGTGGTATTACTGTTTATGATATGATATTTTTCTGCTACCTCTTGGAACTTCAACTTCTTTCTCTCAGGCGTTATGGCGTCCTCCGCAGCATACAATTCTATAATCTTTGAATAATAATCCGAATAGAAATCAGCATCTGTCAGTCGGTTCTCATTGTTTCGATAACACAACTGTGCATATTGTGCAAATGTTTCATATTGACGTGAAGGCTGACCTTCATCCTCTAATTGGAATAAATAGACTTGACCTTCTTTCAATTTGCTCTCTCTATTGCAACGTCCTGCCGATTGGATAATAGACTCTAAAGGAGCCAATTCTCTGAATACCACAGGAAAGTCCATATCAACACCAGCCTCAATAAGCTGAGTAGAACAGAGGATTAGTTTTTTCCCATCCTTCAAATTTTGTCTAACCTCATTAATAACCTCCATTCTATGTATTTGACACATATTGGTCGAAAGATGAAGAACCGGTATTTCACTTTTTTCTTTCAACTTGTCAAACAGTGCCATTGCCTTTTTCTTCGTATTACATACAATGAGTGCTGAGTCATTTTGTTCCACCACGCAATTTGCAATACTTTCGAAAGATTGGGCTTTGTAATCATCAATGGATATGTACTTGACTCGTTTAGTGGAAGTAAAGACAGATGCTGGATTCTCGACAAGTGGCGTGATATGATCTATTCCACAGAAATCCTTCCTCGTCTGGAAATTAGGTTGTGTGGCCGTACAAAACAAAAAACTGCATCGGCAAAGGTGCAACATATCATTCAGCATCTTCATTGTACATTCGGCAAGATTCACCGGCAATGTTTGAATCTCATCGAAGATTACAATCGAATCTTGCAGATTATGTAACTTACGACATTTTGAACGTTGATTTGAGAATAGAGACTCAAAAAATTGAACAGCAGTAGTAATCACTATAGGATAATCCCAGTTTTCTGTCGCCAAATATTTTGAATCTCTGCAATAACTTTCTTCTTCGTTGGCTCCTTCATAGATTACATTTGAATGATGTTCAAGTATTACATCATAATCTTTAAATATGGTTTTAAGTTCATTTGCAGTCTGGTCAATGATGCTGATGAATGGCAGAACAATCACTATTCGTTTGATGTTAGGATGTGCTTTGGCATGATAGAGAGCCCAGCTTAGGCTTGTCAAAGTTTTTCCCATGCCCGTTGGCAATGTCATGGAGAAACACCCCTGAGTTGTATTTGCAAGACTTTGGGCATAAAGCCTTACATTTGTTCTCAACTCGTTCAGAGAAGTAACCTGTTTGAAAGAATCGAACCGCTTATTCAAGGCTGCCAAGAGCGTATCCACATCAAGAATTTTGCATGAACGTGCATCATACTGTTCTTTATGGAAATGCCGCTCCGTATCAAGACTATCCGCATCAACAAGTGCACTATAAAGCAATCGTGTGAATAGTTCCTTTTGAAAGACATCTCCTATTTTGTTAAATGAACTATTCTCACATATTGATATAATGACACCATCTTCTTCCATAGCCTGATGGATTTGATTATATCTGTTTTCATCTTTTGCACATTGTTCTAATGTTTTGAACAACATATCTCTATTGGGAAGCCCTGCATGATGTCCTATAACTGAAAATGCGACATTCTTGTTCATTCGTGCCATATAAGCCCCCCATTTTGCATGTGGTTCCTTTTCTCCTCTTGACCTTATATAGTTTTGAAATCCCTTGCTGTATTTTCCAATATCATGCAGTAAACCACAATACGAATATATCTCGGCAAAATCATCCGACAAAGCAAAAGATTTCATCAATTCTGCGACACCCTCACTATGTTGCTTCATTGACTGCTCTTCACCATTGCTGTTTTCAGAATGTGCTATATATTTATATTTGCTTTGTTTCATTATATTCATTTTATTCTTCTCTTTTTTCACCACCTTCTATCTCCCCTTCCGGCTTCTGAGCTTCAAAGGACTTCTTTGCCGACAAAGGGGTTACTACTTCACGTCCGGTTTTCAACTCCAGTTGTTCTCGTGCCACACGAGCCACATCACCACCGTCAACCGCACACTGCATGTTTTCACCCAACGTCTGAGGATCTTTCGCTTTAGTAATACTTGTTGTAGAAAGCTCGGCCAACATATTAAGAACCAATTCTTCATTGGTCATATTGTCCCGTAGATTTTCTTTCTTCAAACCCTTGAACTGTTTGTACTCCTTTGCCGACTTTCCGGCCCATTGCTGGTAGATGATGTCTGTGAGAGTGGCATATTGAACACCGTCCACGTTGTGCAGTTTCCATTGGTCGGTAAGGTCTTTACGGATTTCATCTGTAAGTCGCATCTTACCGTCTTCGGCACGCAGTTTCAACTGGTGACAGTTTGTCACCGGTTCAAAACCGTCTTCTTTTAGACGCTGTTTTAGTTTATTCCAATATTTTCGTGCAGCTTGGTAATCCTTGCTTTCTACAAGGATTCCAACTACATCAACTATCGAAAAATACCATTTTTCCTTTTCGTCATCCCACACGGTGCGGACTTTGCGTTCCTCAAACAATTCTAATGTTTCCTTCTTTGTCATATCCGGTTCTGTTTATATCATTAATATTTCGTCCGCCCAATGGTTGTCAAAGCTGAGGCCTGTGGCTTTATATATCAGCAACCCCTTTTTGATGGTCTTCATTGGTTTGTATTACCCACTGCCCACTCTCTTTGCTTTGATACAAATGTGATATCAACTGTTTTTCCGTTATCACCAATCATTGATTTAAGATTATAAGTTACAAACTTATGAAATAAATCACAAAACTACAACAAACATGAATGATAATAAATTTAAGATAGCCGCAGCACTTTCATTCTTATTTTTTACCATTCCCCTCTCATGTAGTCCAGTCACTCCTCTCACCCCTTTAGAGCACCTTCTGAAAGGGGGTACAATGAGTCAGGAACTGAAAGCTATTCAGTCAGGGACTGAAAGGCTTTCAGTTCCTGACTGAATCACGTTCGTTCAATGAGTGAAACGGAAGCACCCTGCAAGAAGAAGGATTTCGGAAACTGTTTGTAAACAAAAGTAAACAGGATAAGGATACCGGAAACATGGCACAACAATAATATTCTTCTTGGTTCTTCAAGAATCAGGTCCCCTAAAAAAAGTCTTAGCAATTCCCTATCACCCACTCCAATGCCTCTCCGTCGGCAAACAGTCTGTCGTCCGCCTGCATCATCCGCTTCTTCAGACGGAACTTTTGCTGGGACACGGAAGCGGGAGACACGGCAATGAGCGTGGAAATCTGCGCATTGCTGAAGCGCAGACG
Above is a window of Bacteroides helcogenes P 36-108 DNA encoding:
- the cas8c gene encoding type I-C CRISPR-associated protein Cas8c/Csd1, which gives rise to MFAELVELGKRIRKGHDALKEEKCSWDIVIDQDGNFIQLIPCDITVEAEMLTAKQGKARLLLDKPQETLGFEGSKDKHKAEDKHKKYLAKLEEYKEVQELFPIFSFYNKPKEVEKAIKAFSNLPPAKQNSNMTFMVNSTRLVSLECVKDAIKKKYEDTLCSKKQGNLCAVCGTNTYPILDEPHGPVKLPKGQTAGSMLVSYNTNAFESYNLKGNLNSGICTNCARNYIEALRYLVGNGHEIIVEKGKKGEKKFKFSNRQNISDDTIALFWTKEQDNDIDPFSDILQPTEERVKKLFSSIATGEYQSIDTEMENYFYCCTISSAAARIAVRDWIAISVTQYQKNLKQWFDDIETVKDGKIIYPGINNILNSCIKKKKDPTDSDAKAKARIGTILWHAALTNTALPLMILQSVLDQIEHEKKTFSVEKSTVVRLVLNRNIKNTYYMNKELDEQNESKAYLCGRLFALICKLQFMAQGEVNSSIKDRFFASASNTPGRVMGILLTQYVPVYQKKTKGAYTKSITEIVAKIKHFPDKLTLTERGEFALGYYYQYNTKQNENNNENN
- the cas5c gene encoding type I-C CRISPR-associated protein Cas5c: MIDENFVKVRVKGDYACFTQPALKVERMTYPCMTPSAARGVLECILWKPEFQWVVKSIRVLKPVAFSSFKRNELNDIIKSDRPVDISDSGNRAQRNSVVLRDVEYIIEAAIYMSEVNIEKVKNRDKSEGRNPCEPIVKYRDMFVRRLNKGQCWHQPYLGTREFSCDFFPVTQEDENRANELNLTYPIGSMLFDIWYDKDHKAKPIYMYDAVVRNSTLICPDELNEQMLSTSHLRAKQNEFVNSILFEFNKKEEE
- a CDS encoding CRISPR-associated helicase/endonuclease Cas3, whose translation is MNIMKQSKYKYIAHSENSNGEEQSMKQHSEGVAELMKSFALSDDFAEIYSYCGLLHDIGKYSKGFQNYIRSRGEKEPHAKWGAYMARMNKNVAFSVIGHHAGLPNRDMLFKTLEQCAKDENRYNQIHQAMEEDGVIISICENSSFNKIGDVFQKELFTRLLYSALVDADSLDTERHFHKEQYDARSCKILDVDTLLAALNKRFDSFKQVTSLNELRTNVRLYAQSLANTTQGCFSMTLPTGMGKTLTSLSWALYHAKAHPNIKRIVIVLPFISIIDQTANELKTIFKDYDVILEHHSNVIYEGANEEESYCRDSKYLATENWDYPIVITTAVQFFESLFSNQRSKCRKLHNLQDSIVIFDEIQTLPVNLAECTMKMLNDMLHLCRCSFLFCTATQPNFQTRKDFCGIDHITPLVENPASVFTSTKRVKYISIDDYKAQSFESIANCVVEQNDSALIVCNTKKKAMALFDKLKEKSEIPVLHLSTNMCQIHRMEVINEVRQNLKDGKKLILCSTQLIEAGVDMDFPVVFRELAPLESIIQSAGRCNRESKLKEGQVYLFQLEDEGQPSRQYETFAQYAQLCYRNNENRLTDADFYSDYYSKIIELYAAEDAITPERKKLKFQEVAEKYHIINSNTTTFFIYRYDNESLHLYNEIKDKEYLSRKDYQKIAQYSVQVYDRSKDNNDDKNKRPSNGIKIWFGAYSKEIGINNEDEIYYI